The sequence aacaaacaaaaaatcGATAGATGATCTTGTAACAGGCAATAAGTCTGTCATTTATGCTTGCGATGATAAGCATGTTGATTATGTTTGGCAAtggcttcttttctttttatcataggGAGCTTGTGGTCCAACTTGTAATCATCCAGCTGATTGAACTGTACAGAAAGAAAGCGCAAATGCAAGGCAAAGTAGCGAGACAGTTTTTTACTTGAtccattatttaatttattgagaATGAGCCCAATTGTAAATGACTATGTACCATATCAACCAACACAAGCTGCAATTTTAAGGGAAAATGCAGCGACCTGTGGTTACTGCAGCTGAAGCTGCTATAGTTGATTGTGTCGTTTGGATGATGATTGCTCCCTACaaatattctaatattttttactttctattgTCTCATTTGCCTGGAATTTTGTGTAATGGAAGTTCATTTTGTTAAACGACTTCCTGTTATATTTTACCTTAGTCAAATAGTACGACACATTAAAGGATTGgttattgaaattttttctgaatttatattttcattattttgcaaTGTTTCACAAGTTAAAATCTTTTGAGCcgtcaaaataatttataaatgccTATTCGAATAATCGTTGGCGAAGTAGTTATTAACAAATGCTTTCAAAGTTATACACTgaaatattaaagataaatatctgaattattttatatgatttttcgTGCACAcgtaaaataaaggaaaatttgGATATTTTAGTGCTTCTCATTATAATTATCGTAACTCTTCTATTTTaactatctatatttttttctagtgTCATTTAAGAACCAGTTTCACTAAATTCTTCTCATATTTGTAATCCTTCCAACGTATTAACAATTTCTACTCCAAAATCTCAGTGAACATTTAACGATAAATCGATCTGAGTTACATTTTCAGGATCGGttgaataattataataaaaactcAGTCTAGGAGGGGACATATTATCAAAACCTAAGATGAACAACATCTTTTTTTAGACTGGGCATCTGCTTCTCCGTCCCCTTCCCCTTCCCCTTGTAGTACAACAGtctttccattttcaattcggGTAACATCCTGTTTGTTGAGCTCTTGAGACATCATAACCTTCCGACTTAGGATGTTGTAAATCTCCTTTACAACAGTTTCAAAAGCAGCTGCTACATTTGATGAATCAAGAGCTGATGTCTCCATGAAGAACAAACCCTGTGCCTCAGCTAAGGCCTTGCCTTCCGCGGTAGCCACCTCCCTTGCATCTTTAAGATCTGACTTGTTCCCAACAAGTATTGTCACAACGTTCATGTCAGAGTGAGCTGTTAAATAATAAACCAGTCCATTTAATACTTGTTT comes from Glycine soja cultivar W05 chromosome 20, ASM419377v2, whole genome shotgun sequence and encodes:
- the LOC114401614 gene encoding ras-related protein RABA5a-like — its product is MAFYNEEEKTEDYLFKIVLIGDSAVGKSNLLARFARDEFYPNSKSTIGVEFQTQKMDINGKEVKAQIWDTAGQERFRAVTSAYYRGAVGALLVYDISRRQTFDSIGRWLNELHTHSDMNVVTILVGNKSDLKDAREVATAEGKALAEAQGLFFMETSALDSSNVAAAFETVVKEIYNILSRKVMMSQELNKQDVTRIENGKTVVLQGEGEGDGEADAQSKKRCCSS